A window from Flavobacteriales bacterium encodes these proteins:
- a CDS encoding DUF2219 family protein gives MGDEVRGGELQNEVHSRLEGSSTAYGRDAQLRSMPIVQFGFELHYVVGDRFWALSGRYGTDVGSLNTSAGIGGTAYVGLVDSPLAPRTADRTYVRAKFGIDATAVLYDATLPGAPFGSDPEALHRDQMNVGRLNGMAGVEAQ, from the coding sequence ATGGGCGACGAAGTTCGTGGAGGCGAACTGCAAAACGAGGTCCATTCGCGGCTCGAAGGGAGTTCCACCGCCTACGGCCGGGATGCGCAACTAAGATCCATGCCCATTGTGCAATTCGGGTTCGAACTTCATTATGTCGTTGGAGATCGTTTTTGGGCCCTCTCGGGCCGATACGGGACCGATGTCGGTTCACTGAACACCTCGGCCGGTATAGGAGGTACCGCCTATGTTGGATTGGTGGATTCCCCCCTTGCGCCTCGAACCGCAGACCGTACCTACGTCAGAGCTAAGTTCGGGATCGACGCCACCGCAGTGCTTTACGATGCTACTTTGCCGGGAGCGCCTTTTGGATCGGACCCCGAAGCGCTCCATCGCGACCAAATGAATGTTGGAAGGTTGAATGGAATGGCCGGCGTAGAAGCCCAGTAG
- a CDS encoding beta-lactamase family protein, with amino-acid sequence MLKRQLLAIEFVLFSAAIFAQDFNTQQLSNYLDTLNAHQRASGALALRADGKLLFSKSIGVRNTDESGNVAPDDKTAFRIGSISKTFTAVMIMQLVQKGDVSLDDPLSNWYPSVPNAANITIKQMLNHSSGIYSITSDPEYLEYMETAQTHEQMLQRIYEFEPAFAPGTKHSYSNSNFVLLGYILEKETGISYAQLVEKKITKPLKFKRTYYGGPIDPQGQNEAQSYEWDGRRWIPSTETDMSIPHGAGSMVSTAEDLTTFITALFSGKLIGDDQLSQMTTVEDGYGLGIFPIDVHGKEGFGHNGGIDDFAAVLVYVPEDDLAIAFTANVVRYDIDEMRAVAASAFYGDILEMPTFVQVDLSPEYLHSLEGTYKSETFPLPIEVRTNGAQLTAQAEGQPELPLEPQGDDVFTLERAGIVMTFSKDESGEFCCFHLEQGQFVADFKKE; translated from the coding sequence ATGTTGAAGCGCCAACTTTTAGCGATCGAATTCGTCTTGTTTTCTGCGGCGATCTTCGCGCAGGATTTTAATACCCAACAACTTTCGAATTATCTCGACACGCTTAATGCCCACCAGCGCGCTTCGGGTGCTTTGGCCCTGCGGGCCGATGGGAAATTGCTGTTTTCCAAATCGATCGGAGTGCGCAATACCGATGAAAGCGGAAATGTAGCCCCCGACGATAAAACCGCCTTCCGTATCGGCTCCATCTCCAAGACCTTCACGGCCGTCATGATTATGCAGTTGGTCCAAAAAGGGGATGTGAGTTTGGACGATCCTTTAAGTAACTGGTACCCGTCCGTCCCCAACGCGGCGAACATCACGATCAAACAAATGCTCAATCATTCAAGTGGGATATATTCAATCACCTCCGATCCTGAATACCTCGAGTACATGGAAACGGCACAAACGCACGAACAAATGCTGCAACGCATTTACGAGTTCGAACCTGCGTTTGCACCGGGAACCAAGCATTCGTACAGCAATTCGAATTTCGTCCTTCTCGGATACATTCTCGAAAAGGAAACGGGCATATCTTATGCGCAACTCGTTGAGAAAAAGATCACCAAGCCGCTCAAGTTCAAGCGAACCTACTACGGTGGACCCATCGACCCGCAGGGTCAGAATGAAGCCCAAAGCTACGAATGGGATGGCCGCCGGTGGATCCCCTCGACCGAAACGGATATGAGTATTCCGCACGGGGCCGGAAGCATGGTGAGCACCGCCGAGGATCTAACGACCTTCATTACGGCGTTGTTTTCGGGGAAACTCATTGGTGATGATCAACTGAGTCAGATGACCACCGTGGAAGATGGATATGGATTGGGGATCTTTCCGATTGATGTGCACGGTAAAGAGGGATTCGGACACAATGGGGGAATCGACGACTTCGCCGCAGTGCTGGTTTATGTGCCGGAGGATGATTTGGCGATCGCCTTCACGGCTAATGTAGTCCGCTACGATATCGATGAAATGCGCGCTGTTGCGGCATCCGCATTTTACGGCGATATCCTCGAAATGCCGACGTTCGTGCAGGTAGACCTGAGCCCTGAGTACCTACATTCGCTCGAGGGGACCTACAAAAGCGAAACATTCCCATTACCGATAGAAGTCCGAACCAATGGCGCGCAGCTCACGGCTCAAGCCGAAGGACAGCCCGAATTGCCGTTGGAGCCTCAAGGAGACGACGTGTTCACTTTGGAGCGCGCGGGTATCGTAATGACCTTCTCAAAGGATGAGTCGGGCGAATTCTGCTGTTTTCACCTGGAACAAGGGCAGTTTGTGGCCGATTTTAAGAAAGAATGA
- a CDS encoding proline dehydrogenase family protein codes for MLEQAYICRNIPGGINAKLTSLAERIHFDDTSVAFRAKSDRELRRAYYLFSMLNYPWLVSIGKALTKIGLFLHLPIKPIIRATVFDHFCGGETMEECERTLAQLRGLGVEVILDYSVEGKVTSDVLDNAQHVALEIIDRAESVQGIPFTVLKPSGLIRFGLLEKIQSGAQLSSKEEAEWERAKTRVDEVAAKSAEKGFPLLIDAEESWIQNPVDELVRDLMAKYNKDRAIVYNTLQMYRHDRLDYLKYLYEDGVKNGFQVGIKIVRGAYMEKERERAREKGYTDPIQKTKDDTDRDFNEAFRFILEHIDQMAIVAGTHNELSSQLGVDLMEKYGIAKDDKRVYFSQLFGMSDHISFNLADRGFNVVKYFPFGPVRYVMPYLFRRAEENTSVEGQAGRELTLLTKEVIRRKAEKGVQVRA; via the coding sequence ATGCTTGAACAAGCTTATATTTGCCGTAATATCCCCGGTGGGATTAACGCAAAGTTGACTTCATTGGCCGAGAGAATACATTTTGATGATACTAGCGTTGCTTTCAGAGCCAAAAGCGACCGCGAATTGCGCAGGGCTTACTACCTGTTCAGCATGCTCAACTATCCGTGGCTCGTATCTATCGGAAAGGCCTTGACCAAGATCGGCCTGTTCTTGCATTTACCTATCAAGCCCATCATTAGAGCTACGGTCTTCGACCATTTTTGCGGAGGAGAAACCATGGAGGAGTGCGAGCGTACCTTGGCGCAACTGCGCGGACTGGGCGTGGAGGTGATTCTCGATTATTCGGTAGAAGGTAAGGTAACTAGCGATGTGCTTGATAATGCGCAGCACGTAGCACTCGAGATCATTGATCGGGCCGAAAGTGTACAGGGAATACCATTTACCGTTCTTAAACCGAGCGGGCTCATTCGTTTTGGCTTACTCGAAAAAATTCAATCGGGCGCACAGCTATCTTCAAAGGAAGAAGCCGAGTGGGAGCGGGCCAAAACGCGGGTCGATGAGGTTGCTGCGAAATCGGCCGAGAAAGGGTTTCCGCTGCTGATCGATGCCGAAGAAAGCTGGATTCAGAATCCTGTTGATGAATTGGTTCGCGACCTTATGGCCAAGTACAACAAGGATCGCGCTATCGTATACAATACACTTCAGATGTATCGGCACGATCGCCTCGATTACCTGAAGTACCTCTATGAAGACGGCGTAAAGAATGGTTTTCAAGTGGGCATCAAGATCGTCCGTGGGGCTTACATGGAAAAAGAAAGGGAACGCGCACGCGAAAAAGGCTATACCGATCCCATCCAAAAGACCAAGGACGATACCGACCGCGATTTCAATGAGGCCTTCCGCTTCATCTTGGAGCACATCGATCAAATGGCCATCGTTGCGGGAACCCATAACGAACTAAGCTCTCAACTAGGAGTCGATCTCATGGAAAAGTACGGCATAGCCAAGGACGACAAGCGCGTTTACTTTTCGCAGCTCTTTGGAATGAGCGATCACATCAGCTTCAACCTGGCCGACCGCGGTTTCAACGTGGTGAAATATTTTCCATTTGGTCCGGTGCGATACGTCATGCCCTATTTGTTTCGTCGCGCCGAAGAAAATACCTCAGTGGAAGGGCAGGCCGGACGCGAGCTTACGCTCCTGACAAAGGAGGTGATTCGCCGAAAAGCCGAGAAGGGAGTGCAGGTGCGCGCCTAG
- the aroB gene encoding 3-dehydroquinate synthase: MSPSLLETNDYPIYFGEQGIRALNESLRSGDYSSVFVLVDENTEQACLPIFLHFADAVEHASTIRISSGEEHKDIDTCRSIWYELLTRGADRHSLLINLGGGVITDMGGFAAATFKRGIDFIHVPTTLLALVDASVGGKVGIDFEGAKNQVGVFAQPGAVLIFPKFLKSLSKQHYLAGFAEVIKHGLIADADYWRRCTETSLADTDDLQGLIYESIRIKYEFVKRDPFDRGNRHALNFGHTVGHALESHFLIDDERMPLLHGEAVAAGMVIESYLSYRMAGLPHDQLDEISGFILDLFGSAPLRADEGVAVLEWMRKDKKNVSDEIRFCLIPKIGEFKVGEACSDELIHEGLNYYLQRAELQPKKH; the protein is encoded by the coding sequence ATGTCCCCATCACTTCTCGAGACCAACGACTACCCCATTTACTTCGGCGAACAGGGCATTCGCGCGCTGAACGAATCGCTCCGCAGCGGTGACTACAGCTCCGTTTTCGTGCTGGTCGACGAGAATACCGAACAGGCTTGTCTCCCCATTTTCCTGCATTTCGCCGATGCCGTTGAGCACGCATCGACCATTCGGATCTCCTCGGGTGAGGAGCACAAGGATATCGACACTTGTCGCAGTATTTGGTACGAGCTCCTTACACGTGGAGCCGATCGGCATTCACTGCTGATCAACCTCGGAGGTGGGGTCATTACCGACATGGGCGGGTTTGCCGCAGCGACCTTCAAACGGGGAATCGATTTCATTCACGTGCCAACTACTCTGTTGGCTCTGGTCGATGCTTCGGTAGGCGGAAAAGTCGGGATCGATTTCGAAGGAGCCAAAAACCAAGTCGGCGTATTTGCCCAGCCCGGGGCCGTGCTCATTTTTCCGAAGTTCCTCAAGTCCCTCAGTAAACAGCATTACCTCGCCGGTTTCGCCGAAGTGATTAAACACGGACTCATCGCCGATGCCGATTACTGGAGGCGTTGCACGGAAACCTCCTTGGCCGATACCGACGACCTACAGGGGCTCATTTACGAGTCGATCCGCATCAAATACGAATTCGTAAAGCGCGATCCATTTGATCGCGGCAACAGGCACGCGCTGAATTTCGGGCATACGGTCGGACACGCGCTCGAGAGTCATTTCTTGATCGACGATGAGCGCATGCCTCTCCTACACGGCGAAGCGGTGGCAGCGGGCATGGTGATCGAAAGTTACCTCAGCTACCGAATGGCCGGGTTACCGCACGACCAATTGGACGAGATATCCGGATTTATTTTGGATCTTTTTGGGAGCGCGCCCTTGCGGGCAGATGAGGGAGTCGCCGTCCTCGAGTGGATGCGCAAGGATAAGAAGAACGTTTCGGACGAAATTCGCTTTTGTCTGATCCCAAAAATTGGCGAATTCAAAGTAGGTGAAGCATGTTCCGACGAACTCATACACGAAGGATTGAATTACTACCTTCAACGAGCCGAGTTACAACCAAAAAAGCACTGA
- a CDS encoding alcohol dehydrogenase catalytic domain-containing protein: MKAAYREIYGGAEVLEWREIPTPEPSANEVRVKVVYTSVNRADSEVVMGNYWLFRLFTGLFRPKYPVPGADVCGIIDKIGAGVTQFQVGDRVVGLNDNSHPTQVEYSVWPEKSSLRKIPSEVSFKDIIACAEGGYYTLNFINKVNMKTGDRVMVNGGTGAIGSSAIQILKQMGCTVVATRGPSTSSSFGA; encoded by the coding sequence ATGAAAGCCGCATATCGCGAAATATACGGAGGGGCTGAAGTGCTCGAATGGCGCGAAATACCTACTCCAGAACCTAGTGCCAATGAGGTGCGGGTTAAGGTTGTCTACACGAGTGTGAACAGGGCGGATTCTGAAGTCGTGATGGGGAATTACTGGTTATTCCGGCTTTTTACCGGCCTTTTTCGCCCGAAATACCCGGTTCCGGGGGCCGATGTATGCGGCATCATCGATAAAATTGGCGCTGGGGTGACTCAATTCCAAGTGGGCGACCGTGTAGTTGGTTTAAACGACAATAGCCATCCGACACAGGTCGAATACTCGGTATGGCCCGAAAAGAGCAGTTTGCGTAAAATACCAAGCGAAGTTTCGTTCAAGGATATCATTGCCTGTGCCGAAGGCGGATATTATACGCTGAATTTCATCAATAAGGTGAATATGAAAACCGGTGATCGGGTTATGGTAAATGGAGGAACCGGAGCTATAGGCTCTTCGGCCATACAGATCCTGAAGCAAATGGGGTGTACCGTTGTAGCTACTCGCGGACCGAGCACCTCGAGCTCGTTCGGTGCTTAG
- a CDS encoding zinc-binding dehydrogenase, whose protein sequence is MYRCSYSRTEHLELVRCLGAEQVIDYTRDDFTRVDDQFDFIFDSVGKSRFKYCKRIMKPRAVYISSELGPKAENIWLTLAGLFTKKKRVKFPAPSNPAENLEKLIALISEGSLKGVVAREYPLEEVQEAYTYVIGGQKVGAVPVSLGANTGG, encoded by the coding sequence GTGTACCGTTGTAGCTACTCGCGGACCGAGCACCTCGAGCTCGTTCGGTGCTTAGGGGCGGAGCAGGTCATTGATTACACACGGGACGATTTCACGAGAGTCGACGATCAGTTCGACTTCATCTTCGATTCGGTCGGAAAAAGTCGATTCAAGTATTGCAAACGAATCATGAAGCCCCGTGCAGTTTACATCAGTTCTGAACTGGGCCCAAAGGCCGAGAATATCTGGTTAACACTGGCCGGATTGTTCACGAAAAAGAAGCGGGTAAAGTTTCCTGCTCCTTCGAATCCGGCCGAAAACCTCGAAAAACTCATCGCCCTAATTTCCGAAGGCTCATTAAAGGGTGTGGTCGCTAGAGAATATCCTCTTGAAGAAGTTCAAGAAGCTTACACCTATGTCATTGGTGGGCAAAAAGTCGGGGCCGTACCGGTGTCTCTAGGCGCAAATACCGGAGGGTGA